A window of the Nitrospirota bacterium genome harbors these coding sequences:
- a CDS encoding class I SAM-dependent rRNA methyltransferase, which produces MTLQDDNSRGSVRLSRSHAAVAQGHLWIYAGFVEEVRGEPRAGDVVDVMASDGRFYARGLYNPASKIRVRILTFDDEPITEQFWRGRLAQALRLRQRIVTGTTAYRLIYGEADRLPGLIVDRYDEVLVMQTLSSGMDRRKDLLAGLLCQESGAPRVYLRNDAKSRILEGLSMEKGFLRGAGATTINIQEGPAQFFVDVERGQKTGWFCDQRENRLVAAKYAAGADVLEVFAHTGAFGIHAALGGAQSVEGLDVSEDALALAQRHALLNKVDDRCVYRTGDAFEEMRKLKQAGRRYGLVLLDPPAFARSKQAVSRALAGYKDVNLHGIRLTRPEGFLITSSCSHHVTEQDLWTAICLAARDAQRQVRLLEQRGQASDHPVLATMPETRYLKCFILQVL; this is translated from the coding sequence ATGACTCTTCAGGATGACAATTCTCGAGGCTCTGTCCGTCTTTCTCGCTCCCATGCCGCAGTGGCACAAGGACATCTCTGGATCTATGCCGGCTTTGTCGAGGAGGTCAGGGGTGAGCCGCGAGCGGGTGATGTGGTCGATGTCATGGCATCGGACGGGAGATTCTACGCACGGGGTCTCTACAATCCTGCGTCTAAGATTCGCGTGCGGATTCTGACCTTCGATGATGAACCCATCACAGAACAGTTTTGGAGAGGGCGACTAGCGCAGGCCCTCAGATTGCGTCAGCGAATCGTCACCGGAACGACCGCGTATCGACTCATCTATGGGGAAGCGGATCGATTACCGGGCTTGATTGTAGATCGATATGACGAGGTCTTGGTCATGCAGACCCTGTCGTCCGGCATGGACCGTCGGAAAGACTTGCTGGCCGGTCTTCTATGTCAGGAATCCGGAGCCCCGAGAGTGTATCTGCGGAACGATGCCAAGAGTCGCATATTGGAAGGATTATCGATGGAGAAAGGATTTCTTCGGGGGGCCGGTGCGACGACGATCAACATCCAGGAGGGGCCGGCACAATTTTTTGTCGATGTTGAACGAGGCCAGAAAACCGGATGGTTTTGCGATCAACGGGAGAATCGACTAGTGGCGGCGAAGTATGCAGCCGGCGCAGATGTGTTGGAGGTGTTCGCGCATACCGGAGCGTTTGGGATTCATGCGGCGCTGGGAGGGGCACAGTCGGTTGAAGGACTGGATGTGAGTGAAGACGCCCTGGCGCTCGCGCAGCGACATGCGCTGTTAAACAAGGTGGATGATCGCTGTGTCTATCGAACAGGGGATGCGTTTGAGGAAATGCGAAAACTGAAACAGGCCGGGCGCCGTTATGGTCTGGTGCTACTCGATCCTCCAGCCTTTGCCCGCAGTAAACAGGCCGTGAGTCGGGCCCTGGCTGGCTACAAAGATGTGAACTTGCATGGGATACGACTGACCAGGCCGGAGGGATTTTTGATCACGAGTTCCTGTTCGCACCATGTGACGGAGCAGGATTTGTGGACAGCGATCTGTCTGGCCGCGCGCGATGCACAACGACAGGTTCGCTTGCTGGAACAGCGTGGACAGGCCAGTGACCATCCCGTCCTCGCCACAATGCCCGAGACGCGCTACCTCAAGTGCTTCATCCTACAGGTATTGTGA
- a CDS encoding alpha-keto acid decarboxylase family protein has translation MSQIPTIGSAVIDRLHQLGVRHIFGIPGDYVLSLYKLIEASPIQQIGTTREDCAGFAADAYARINGIGAVCVTYCVGGLNTVNAIACAYAERSPVVLLTGSPGLSERIRTPYLHHMVRDFSTQREVFEKITVAAISLDDPSTAEREMDRAFSSMLRYRRPIYIEIPRDLVHTSLANPLRPLCLDDEPSESAALEEAIAEVRTMLALASRPAILAGAEIGRFGLQDDLTRLVERLNVPIASTLLGKSVIREDHPLYVGVYGGLIARDEVQQFINESDCLLILGSILSDVEDLNADSPLLSEGRTIHATADRVAIKHHRYDAIRFQDFVKALVSNPLPAFPSRPLPTPPSPAQISIAPDAPVTLNGLFHHLDGLLNEQTLVIADVGESLFAAADLHVHRRFEFLSPAYYTSMGFAVPAAIGASFADPTLRPIVLVGDGAFQMTGTELSTAVRYGQTPIVIVLNNRGYSTEREILEGPFNDVHEWHYERICDMVGGGVGTRITTQGGFERGLAIALADTSRLHVMNVLLDPADRSAGMVRLAHRLAKRLSTDRP, from the coding sequence ATGAGTCAAATACCGACCATCGGTTCCGCTGTTATCGACCGGCTCCACCAATTGGGGGTCCGCCATATCTTTGGAATCCCCGGCGACTATGTGCTCAGCCTCTATAAATTGATCGAGGCCTCACCGATTCAGCAAATCGGGACCACCAGGGAAGATTGTGCGGGGTTCGCGGCGGATGCCTACGCGCGAATCAACGGCATCGGCGCGGTCTGCGTGACCTACTGCGTCGGTGGACTCAATACCGTAAACGCCATCGCCTGCGCCTATGCCGAGCGGTCTCCGGTAGTGCTGCTCACCGGATCACCGGGGCTCTCAGAGCGTATTCGTACGCCGTATCTGCATCACATGGTGCGGGATTTTTCCACGCAACGGGAGGTCTTCGAGAAGATTACGGTAGCAGCCATCTCGTTGGATGATCCTTCGACCGCTGAACGAGAAATGGATCGGGCCTTTTCGTCAATGTTGCGCTATCGCCGCCCGATCTACATTGAAATCCCTCGGGATCTCGTTCATACGTCCTTGGCAAACCCCTTACGCCCCTTGTGCCTCGACGACGAACCAAGTGAGAGCGCCGCACTGGAGGAAGCGATAGCGGAGGTCCGAACCATGCTGGCTTTAGCCAGCCGGCCGGCTATTTTAGCCGGTGCAGAAATCGGACGATTCGGGCTCCAAGATGATCTGACCCGGCTTGTTGAACGGCTCAATGTCCCTATCGCCTCGACCCTGCTTGGCAAGTCGGTCATCCGTGAAGATCACCCGCTCTACGTCGGAGTATATGGCGGCCTCATCGCACGTGACGAGGTCCAACAGTTCATCAATGAATCCGACTGTCTGCTCATCCTGGGGTCGATCCTATCCGATGTCGAAGATCTCAATGCTGATTCACCTCTGCTGTCGGAAGGGCGCACGATCCACGCGACAGCTGATCGTGTGGCCATCAAACACCATCGCTACGACGCAATCAGGTTTCAAGACTTTGTCAAGGCACTGGTGAGCAATCCCCTGCCTGCATTTCCTTCTCGCCCGCTTCCAACACCTCCCTCCCCCGCACAAATCTCAATTGCACCGGATGCCCCGGTGACGTTGAATGGGCTCTTTCACCATCTCGATGGCCTGTTGAACGAGCAGACCCTTGTCATTGCCGACGTCGGGGAATCGCTCTTTGCAGCAGCTGATCTCCATGTCCACCGGCGCTTCGAGTTCCTCTCCCCGGCCTATTACACCTCAATGGGGTTTGCCGTTCCGGCCGCCATAGGCGCCTCGTTCGCCGACCCCACGCTTCGACCGATTGTGTTGGTTGGCGATGGCGCGTTTCAAATGACGGGAACAGAACTTTCGACCGCCGTACGATATGGACAAACACCGATTGTCATCGTGCTGAATAATCGAGGCTACTCTACTGAACGGGAGATTCTGGAAGGCCCTTTCAACGACGTCCACGAGTGGCACTATGAACGGATTTGCGACATGGTCGGAGGAGGAGTCGGCACGAGGATCACGACCCAAGGAGGGTTTGAACGAGGCCTCGCCATCGCCTTGGCCGATACGAGCCGCTTGCATGTGATGAATGTGCTGCTCGATCCGGCAGACCGCTCGGCCGGCATGGTGCGACTTGCCCATCGTCTTGCCAAACGCCTCTCCACGGATCGCCCCTAA
- a CDS encoding glycosyl transferase: MSDFYQNGVVTVLHRLGQSNLDQLERELARYGRANPIALVLPSLYSELGRPALKAIVETLDSVSYLNEIVISLDRASALEFRMAKEFFSVLPQRVRLIWNDGARIQAILKLLVDHNLDVGLPGKGRGCWTAFGYVLARNNSQVIALHDCDITSYNREYLARLCYPIANPNLGYEFCKGYYSRVTDRLHGRVTRLFITPLIRSLQQLVGPHSLLTFLDSFRYPLAGEFAMVRDLAWTNRFPGDWGLEIGVLAEVYRNCALRRICQADIADAYDHKHQELSDHDPDVGLLKMCADITKSLFRNLASEGVILSDGVLKTLRATYLQAAQEAISRYENDAAINSLTFDRHQERTAVEVFLKGMKLATEGFLEDPLGVPMISNWSRVTHAVPDIFERLVEAVETDHAWDPKTEAATKSP, translated from the coding sequence ATGTCAGATTTCTACCAAAATGGTGTCGTGACAGTGCTTCACCGCCTCGGACAGTCGAATCTCGATCAGCTTGAGCGCGAATTGGCCCGGTATGGGCGTGCGAATCCCATTGCCCTGGTCCTTCCCTCACTCTATTCAGAATTGGGACGCCCGGCATTGAAGGCTATCGTGGAAACTCTCGACAGCGTGTCTTACCTGAACGAGATCGTCATTTCATTGGATCGTGCCTCGGCCTTGGAGTTTCGCATGGCGAAAGAGTTCTTTTCCGTACTCCCCCAACGGGTGCGTCTGATCTGGAATGACGGTGCGCGCATCCAAGCCATCCTCAAGCTCTTGGTCGACCACAACCTCGATGTCGGATTGCCGGGCAAGGGACGGGGCTGTTGGACCGCCTTCGGCTATGTGTTGGCCAGAAACAACAGCCAGGTCATCGCACTCCATGACTGCGACATCACCAGCTACAATCGGGAATATCTGGCACGCCTCTGTTATCCCATCGCGAATCCAAATCTCGGTTATGAATTCTGCAAAGGCTATTACAGCCGCGTGACAGACCGTCTCCATGGGCGAGTGACCCGCCTGTTCATCACCCCCCTGATCCGAAGCCTCCAACAGCTTGTGGGACCTCATTCGCTTCTGACGTTCCTCGACAGTTTTCGGTACCCGCTGGCAGGGGAATTCGCCATGGTGCGGGACTTGGCCTGGACCAACCGTTTTCCAGGTGACTGGGGTCTTGAAATCGGCGTCCTCGCGGAGGTCTACCGGAACTGTGCCTTGCGCCGCATCTGCCAAGCGGATATCGCGGATGCCTATGACCACAAACATCAAGAGCTCTCAGACCATGACCCCGATGTCGGCCTTCTCAAGATGTGCGCGGATATTACGAAATCCCTTTTCAGGAATCTGGCGAGCGAAGGCGTCATCTTGTCCGACGGAGTCCTCAAGACGCTGCGGGCAACATATTTGCAGGCAGCGCAAGAGGCGATCAGCCGCTACGAAAACGACGCGGCGATCAACAGCCTCACCTTCGACCGACACCAAGAGCGAACGGCGGTCGAAGTCTTCTTGAAAGGAATGAAACTTGCCACAGAAGGCTTTCTCGAAGATCCACTGGGCGTCCCCATGATTTCCAACTGGAGTCGTGTGACACATGCGGTCCCGGATATTTTCGAGCGCCTCGTCGAGGCCGTTGAAACAGACCACGCATGGGACCCCAAAACTGAAGCAGCAACCAAATCGCCATGA
- a CDS encoding glycosyltransferase, whose translation MNTSRISLTAPTEARIQEIGSADILVGIPSYNNADTVGHVVQAVSVGLAKHFPGYRAVLVNSDGGSSDETTAIVARTTIDSQHFFISDHQSILHRIVTPYHGIPGKGSAFRTIFEIARRLKARACAVVDADLRSISPEWIELLLRPIMAEGYDYVAPYYLRHKYDGTITNSLAYPLTRALYGRRIRQPIGGEFGFSGELAGHYLDQHVWDSEVARFGIDIWMTTEAIASGARVCQSFLGAKIHNPKDPSADLSAMLVQVMGALFALMEQHEGLWSRQGESQPVPLFGFPYEVGIEPVHVNVERMVTHYRQGLADLEPLWQQILAGDTITRLRNLQGTAGTDCRIPDELWVQVVYDAATAYHKRIMPRDHLLKALTPLYLGRTASFVQATQGLTSKEAEHKIEGLCRTFEHMKSYLIERWRPLTLQPVSSALLRHTTVAAGGDHG comes from the coding sequence ATGAACACGAGCCGCATATCCCTCACTGCACCGACTGAAGCACGCATCCAAGAAATTGGCTCCGCTGATATCCTTGTCGGGATACCGAGCTACAACAACGCAGACACGGTCGGGCACGTCGTTCAGGCCGTCAGCGTCGGTCTCGCAAAACATTTCCCTGGATATCGGGCTGTCCTGGTCAATTCCGATGGCGGCTCTTCTGATGAGACCACCGCCATTGTTGCGCGCACGACTATCGACTCCCAACACTTCTTCATCTCCGACCATCAAAGCATCCTGCATCGGATCGTGACGCCATACCATGGGATTCCCGGAAAAGGGAGTGCTTTTCGAACCATCTTCGAGATTGCACGACGATTGAAGGCTAGAGCCTGCGCGGTTGTCGACGCAGATCTCCGCAGTATCTCCCCGGAATGGATCGAACTCTTACTTCGCCCGATCATGGCAGAGGGATACGACTACGTCGCTCCCTACTATCTGCGCCACAAATACGACGGGACAATCACGAACAGTCTCGCCTACCCACTGACCAGGGCTCTGTACGGACGACGGATCCGCCAGCCTATTGGCGGAGAATTTGGTTTCTCCGGTGAACTCGCAGGCCACTACCTCGACCAGCATGTCTGGGACTCGGAGGTGGCCCGATTCGGTATCGATATCTGGATGACGACGGAAGCCATCGCCAGCGGCGCAAGGGTCTGCCAAAGCTTCCTCGGCGCCAAGATTCATAATCCCAAAGATCCTTCGGCCGATTTATCAGCCATGCTGGTGCAAGTGATGGGGGCACTCTTTGCCTTGATGGAGCAACATGAAGGTCTCTGGTCTCGACAGGGAGAATCACAACCGGTTCCACTCTTTGGATTTCCCTACGAAGTCGGGATCGAACCGGTGCATGTCAACGTGGAGCGGATGGTGACACACTATCGACAGGGCCTTGCCGACCTTGAACCCCTCTGGCAACAGATTTTGGCAGGCGACACCATCACTCGATTGCGAAACCTCCAGGGCACAGCCGGCACTGACTGCCGTATCCCCGACGAGTTGTGGGTCCAGGTGGTCTACGATGCGGCCACCGCCTACCACAAACGCATCATGCCGCGCGATCACCTCTTGAAAGCCCTGACTCCACTGTACCTAGGGCGTACTGCCTCATTCGTCCAAGCCACCCAAGGCCTGACCTCCAAGGAAGCAGAACACAAGATTGAAGGCTTGTGCCGCACGTTCGAACACATGAAATCCTATCTGATTGAGCGTTGGCGACCGCTGACACTGCAACCTGTCTCGTCGGCTCTATTACGCCACACAACCGTAGCCGCAGGAGGTGATCATGGATGA
- a CDS encoding HAD-IIB family hydrolase gives MPNLIVYTDLDGSLLDSTTYSYEAASPALAALRELGIPLVLVSSKTRAEMEPLRRRLAHCDPFIVENGGAVFIPHGLFDFPLERMRTRSPYQVIELGLPYHMLREVLKQIEDAVETPLQGFGDLSVESIMQVTGLPYADALLAKQREYDEPYLLQGPQALVEEVCRQIVTRGLRWTKGGRLFHLTGENDKGEAASVLLRCYLRQQRMNGQTDRIETVGIGDSINDAPLLAMVNYPILVQKPDGSYDPDIHLPGIVYAKGIGPVGWNEAVLELLDQVA, from the coding sequence ATGCCCAATTTGATCGTCTATACGGACTTGGATGGCTCACTTCTGGATAGCACGACGTACTCTTATGAAGCGGCCTCACCAGCTTTGGCTGCACTCCGTGAGCTAGGAATTCCACTCGTCTTGGTGTCGAGTAAGACACGCGCGGAAATGGAACCACTCCGCCGACGTCTGGCCCACTGCGATCCCTTCATTGTCGAGAACGGTGGAGCGGTGTTTATTCCTCACGGCCTGTTCGACTTCCCCTTGGAGCGGATGCGAACCAGGTCTCCCTACCAGGTCATCGAATTAGGCCTCCCATACCACATGCTGCGCGAGGTTCTGAAACAGATCGAAGATGCTGTCGAAACGCCATTACAAGGCTTCGGCGATCTGTCGGTAGAATCTATCATGCAGGTGACCGGACTCCCCTATGCTGACGCTCTCCTGGCCAAGCAACGGGAATATGACGAGCCGTACCTCCTGCAAGGCCCTCAGGCACTCGTCGAAGAAGTCTGCCGCCAAATCGTTACACGCGGCCTGCGATGGACAAAAGGAGGGCGATTATTTCATCTGACCGGGGAAAATGACAAGGGGGAGGCCGCTTCCGTGCTCCTGCGCTGCTACCTCCGCCAACAGCGCATGAACGGACAGACGGACCGGATCGAAACCGTCGGCATCGGGGACAGCATCAATGATGCCCCTCTGCTGGCCATGGTGAATTACCCGATTCTTGTCCAGAAACCGGACGGATCATATGACCCCGACATCCACCTGCCGGGAATCGTCTATGCCAAGGGAATCGGGCCGGTGGGATGGAATGAAGCAGTGCTGGAACTCCTGGATCAGGTTGCGTAA
- a CDS encoding type II toxin-antitoxin system VapC family toxin has product MPYYYLDSTALVKRYSMERGTRIINRLMVKRSKVVILPTWSVTDFYTAFANRAHHEEITRDDCYSVIHKFERESQEGLYQFIAPTMQTYLATKEIALEYPALRTPQVLHLALAMELKPLRLTVVSADTQLLTACRSAGLHTINPEED; this is encoded by the coding sequence ATGCCGTACTATTATCTCGACTCGACAGCGCTGGTAAAACGATACAGTATGGAGCGCGGCACACGTATCATTAACAGGCTCATGGTGAAGCGAAGTAAAGTGGTGATTCTGCCGACGTGGTCGGTGACGGATTTTTATACGGCGTTCGCCAATCGAGCGCACCATGAAGAGATTACTCGGGATGATTGCTACTCGGTGATCCATAAGTTCGAGAGGGAATCGCAGGAAGGGCTATATCAGTTCATCGCCCCGACGATGCAAACGTACTTAGCGACGAAAGAGATTGCGTTGGAGTATCCTGCACTCCGAACACCACAGGTTTTGCATCTGGCGTTGGCTATGGAGCTCAAGCCTCTGCGGCTGACTGTCGTCAGTGCCGACACGCAATTGCTCACAGCCTGTCGTTCTGCAGGGCTCCATACTATTAATCCGGAAGAGGATTGA
- a CDS encoding LPP20 family lipoprotein: MMNGICVASRIGVVVMASIALTACAWFGGQAKPDWVDGVSTTYPSGQYLVGVGQAENRAAAEDRAYAAVARIFKAEVNAQAKDWESYLVIEQRGHSSEERRLTLDNLTSVSTDKVLENVRIVDRWVDVHTGLHYALAGMHRSQAETAFMERITELDRSISDDVQEARRPPDDKIAKVRALRRAARNLVLRETYNADLRVIRSSGQGTPAAYRVSELTHELEQFLATNLILAVAVTGNQAEPVQRALTEGLLREGLQVSSRPWGEDRSSSGGVSSGPSPELLVRGMVRVWPIDVRDPLFKFVRWCSDLEVVDLTSQRVVGALSKGGKEGHLSEREATARVVRVMQQEFSADVAKAVAGHVFGETELPARASQPAGCPRDGLISSPASAPH; this comes from the coding sequence ATGATGAACGGAATATGTGTCGCGAGCCGAATCGGAGTGGTGGTCATGGCATCAATTGCGTTAACCGCCTGTGCATGGTTTGGAGGACAAGCGAAACCAGATTGGGTCGATGGAGTGAGTACCACCTATCCCTCTGGGCAATATCTTGTTGGTGTGGGACAGGCGGAGAATCGAGCGGCAGCCGAGGATCGGGCTTATGCAGCGGTGGCCCGTATTTTCAAAGCTGAGGTCAATGCGCAGGCAAAGGACTGGGAGTCATATCTGGTGATCGAGCAGCGCGGACATAGCAGCGAGGAGCGGCGGTTGACGCTGGACAATCTGACGAGCGTCTCGACCGATAAAGTATTGGAGAATGTCCGGATTGTCGACCGGTGGGTCGATGTACACACAGGACTCCACTATGCACTCGCGGGGATGCACCGGTCCCAGGCAGAGACTGCATTCATGGAGCGCATTACGGAGCTGGATCGATCAATCAGCGACGATGTCCAGGAGGCTCGACGGCCCCCGGACGATAAGATAGCCAAAGTCAGAGCACTCAGACGGGCTGCGAGAAATTTGGTGCTCCGGGAGACCTACAATGCCGACCTCCGCGTGATTCGATCGAGCGGGCAGGGTACCCCCGCAGCCTACCGAGTAAGCGAACTCACACACGAACTCGAACAGTTCCTTGCCACGAATCTGATCCTGGCAGTTGCTGTGACCGGCAACCAGGCTGAGCCGGTACAGCGCGCCTTGACGGAAGGATTGCTGAGGGAAGGACTGCAGGTCTCGAGCCGGCCGTGGGGGGAGGATCGCTCTTCGAGCGGCGGCGTTTCCAGCGGACCATCACCGGAGTTGCTCGTGCGAGGCATGGTAAGGGTATGGCCGATCGACGTCCGCGATCCTCTGTTCAAGTTCGTTCGATGGTGTAGTGATCTCGAAGTTGTGGATTTGACCAGCCAGCGGGTGGTCGGCGCCTTGTCAAAGGGTGGGAAGGAAGGCCATTTGTCGGAGCGTGAGGCGACAGCCAGGGTTGTGCGTGTCATGCAGCAAGAGTTTTCTGCCGATGTGGCAAAGGCCGTTGCAGGGCATGTGTTTGGAGAGACGGAATTGCCGGCTCGAGCAAGCCAGCCTGCGGGATGCCCGCGGGACGGGCTGATATCTTCGCCGGCGTCAGCACCCCACTAA
- a CDS encoding penicillin-binding protein activator LpoB produces the protein MDRGRVGLLVLTVVLLGGCAQETKVTRVDSEVVTDLSGRWNDTDSRMVAESMVKEALGYQWLNNFSSSKHRQPVVVVGTILNSSHEHINVNTFVADLERELTNSQKVTFVAGKGDREELRTERKEQAMYALEETQKAPGKEIGADYMMKGSIATILDEAEGTKAVFYQVDLQMVDLESNAKVWFGQKKIKKVVEKKRSIF, from the coding sequence ATGGATCGGGGGCGAGTCGGTCTCCTTGTGCTGACAGTGGTATTACTGGGCGGCTGTGCGCAAGAGACGAAAGTGACTAGGGTCGACTCCGAAGTCGTCACGGATCTGAGCGGCCGCTGGAACGATACCGATTCGAGGATGGTCGCGGAGTCAATGGTCAAAGAAGCGCTGGGGTATCAGTGGCTCAACAACTTCTCTAGTTCGAAGCATCGCCAGCCGGTCGTCGTCGTCGGGACTATCCTGAACAGCAGCCATGAGCATATCAATGTGAACACGTTTGTGGCCGACCTTGAACGTGAGCTCACGAACTCACAAAAAGTGACGTTTGTGGCAGGAAAGGGAGATCGTGAGGAGCTTCGGACCGAGCGCAAAGAGCAAGCGATGTATGCGCTCGAGGAGACACAGAAGGCTCCGGGCAAAGAGATCGGTGCTGATTATATGATGAAAGGCTCCATTGCGACGATCCTCGATGAGGCCGAGGGGACGAAGGCGGTGTTCTACCAGGTCGATCTGCAGATGGTGGATTTGGAGAGCAATGCCAAGGTCTGGTTCGGTCAGAAGAAGATCAAGAAAGTCGTCGAAAAGAAACGTTCCATTTTTTAG
- a CDS encoding LPP20 family lipoprotein yields MNSTLGFKSRLVGVGVAMALMIGLVACGGPPKWVKQGSGAFNEKDSKGFYGVGAVAGVRNEPLAWDTAENRARAEIAKTFETYTGYLMRDYAASTTAGDFTKNSEEQNVERAIKTVTTTTLSGVRPIERYKDDKTGTYYVLAKLNLEEMKNNLEQAKELNAQVRDYVRKNADRLFERLEKEEEKRAPR; encoded by the coding sequence ATGAATAGCACACTAGGGTTCAAGTCAAGGCTGGTCGGGGTAGGCGTGGCGATGGCCCTGATGATTGGACTTGTTGCATGCGGTGGCCCTCCGAAATGGGTGAAACAGGGGTCGGGGGCGTTTAACGAGAAAGATAGCAAAGGCTTTTATGGCGTCGGCGCTGTGGCCGGTGTTCGGAATGAACCGCTAGCCTGGGATACTGCTGAAAATCGTGCCAGAGCTGAAATCGCCAAGACCTTTGAAACCTACACAGGCTATTTGATGCGTGATTATGCCGCCTCGACGACGGCCGGAGACTTTACGAAAAATTCGGAGGAACAAAATGTCGAGCGGGCTATTAAGACTGTGACGACCACGACCCTCAGCGGCGTGAGGCCTATCGAGCGCTACAAGGATGACAAAACGGGCACATACTACGTGTTGGCCAAGCTGAATCTCGAGGAGATGAAGAATAATCTTGAACAGGCGAAGGAACTGAATGCACAGGTGCGCGATTACGTGAGGAAAAATGCGGATCGGCTTTTTGAGCGCCTTGAGAAGGAAGAAGAGAAACGGGCCCCACGGTAA
- a CDS encoding tetratricopeptide repeat protein, with the protein MRYLMLRPTQLLLTAVPRGARPVLFACLVCVIAVMVCPLSASAQLGKPEGLYYKSWAIIVAVENYLLAPKIPGAIEDAKAVAESFRQLGFDEVIELYDKDASARRLQQTLSDFLPRKVGRYDRLVLYFGGHAGVTQDLDGLELGYLVPWDSQIGNLSKSVTFEQLKEFSRRSASKHTLFFLNTAVRGWEVSTAQPLSLEGRLAPEDDTERRAVQVLTAGDKGELLSQQNGRSLFVQVLLDGLSGLADRNKNGWLMASEVGEYVKQRVQERTKDVQHPIFVQLEGEGDTVLIEGRKAAFLSGSVPQSPADRRQAAKMRYEQAYALLQSGKSSEEALRLLNTALEYDPTFGDAYVLKSYVLLEVLPNLDAALAAAMLAMQYAPKNPDSPYTLGLIYEKRGQYAEAERAMREALVVNPDYTDVYFSLGILYADEMKDHAKSVEAFTRYLELGGNHARARAAVAQSKP; encoded by the coding sequence ATGCGCTACCTCATGTTGAGGCCGACCCAATTACTGTTGACCGCTGTGCCCAGAGGAGCTCGTCCCGTTCTTTTTGCCTGCCTTGTGTGCGTGATTGCAGTCATGGTCTGTCCGCTCTCGGCATCAGCCCAACTGGGGAAGCCGGAAGGGCTGTATTACAAGTCGTGGGCCATTATCGTTGCGGTCGAGAACTATCTTCTGGCCCCCAAAATTCCCGGCGCGATCGAGGATGCGAAAGCCGTAGCGGAGTCGTTCCGTCAGTTGGGCTTCGACGAGGTTATTGAGCTCTACGACAAGGACGCAAGTGCTCGACGTCTGCAACAGACGCTTTCGGATTTCCTGCCCCGCAAGGTCGGTCGATACGATCGGCTTGTGCTCTATTTTGGGGGGCATGCAGGTGTGACGCAGGATCTTGACGGTCTGGAGTTGGGATACCTCGTCCCTTGGGATTCGCAGATCGGGAACCTGTCCAAATCGGTAACGTTTGAACAGCTCAAAGAATTCAGCCGGCGCAGCGCATCTAAACACACCCTCTTTTTCTTGAATACTGCGGTTCGTGGGTGGGAGGTGAGTACTGCTCAACCACTCTCGCTCGAAGGACGATTGGCACCAGAAGATGATACGGAGCGCCGAGCAGTACAAGTATTAACAGCGGGCGATAAGGGTGAGTTGTTGAGTCAGCAAAATGGGAGGAGTCTCTTTGTGCAGGTGTTGCTCGATGGGTTGAGCGGCCTGGCAGATCGTAACAAAAACGGTTGGCTCATGGCCTCAGAGGTCGGGGAGTATGTAAAGCAACGAGTTCAGGAACGGACAAAGGACGTCCAGCATCCCATTTTTGTACAGCTCGAAGGGGAAGGGGATACAGTGTTGATCGAGGGCCGAAAGGCTGCCTTTCTTAGTGGGTCGGTTCCCCAGTCTCCGGCCGATCGGCGCCAGGCTGCAAAGATGCGATATGAACAGGCATACGCGCTCCTCCAATCAGGAAAATCCTCGGAAGAAGCCCTGAGACTGCTGAACACAGCACTAGAATACGACCCCACGTTCGGCGACGCCTATGTGCTCAAGAGCTATGTGCTGCTGGAAGTGTTGCCGAACCTTGACGCTGCGTTGGCGGCGGCGATGTTGGCAATGCAGTATGCGCCGAAGAATCCGGATTCTCCCTATACGCTCGGGTTGATCTATGAAAAACGCGGACAGTATGCCGAGGCTGAGCGTGCGATGCGGGAGGCACTGGTGGTCAATCCCGACTACACGGATGTCTACTTTTCCCTTGGCATCCTCTACGCCGACGAAATGAAGGATCACGCAAAATCGGTCGAGGCCTTTACGCGGTATCTAGAGCTTGGCGGGAATCACGCCCGTGCCAGAGCCGCGGTGGCACAGTCGAAACCGTAG